In a genomic window of Chloroflexota bacterium:
- a CDS encoding MBL fold metallo-hydrolase — protein sequence MPDYTTTIGNVEILALSDGSIRFAPTDFFPSIPKEAWEPYSADLTPDGEMVMNLGCFLLRSEGKTVLIDTGLGLDSGHLDTLEMGRLLTDMQEKGISRDDVDVVGITHLHIDHVGWNFMYDDDGEQDSEVERSGAAQATFANARYWVNNLDWRVFTRGALRRRPYISAQVLPLQEQGILELFEGERQITSEISTLPTPGHTPGHTSFLISSQGERAVITGDAIHARAQAQETHWSPQADSKPDISAESRRILLERIESESAMLISGHFPAPGFGTLVRVEGKRYWQAM from the coding sequence ATGCCTGATTACACGACGACAATCGGCAATGTCGAAATACTCGCGCTGTCCGACGGCAGCATTCGCTTTGCGCCGACCGATTTCTTTCCCAGCATTCCGAAAGAAGCGTGGGAGCCGTACAGTGCCGACCTAACGCCCGACGGCGAAATGGTGATGAACCTCGGCTGCTTCCTGTTGCGCTCAGAGGGCAAGACGGTGCTCATCGACACCGGCTTGGGCTTGGACAGCGGACACTTGGACACGCTCGAAATGGGCAGGCTGCTCACCGACATGCAGGAGAAGGGCATCAGCCGCGACGATGTGGATGTCGTCGGAATCACGCACTTGCACATCGACCATGTGGGCTGGAACTTCATGTACGACGACGACGGTGAACAGGACAGCGAAGTCGAGCGCAGCGGCGCGGCGCAAGCCACCTTCGCCAACGCGCGATACTGGGTGAACAACCTCGACTGGCGCGTGTTCACTCGCGGCGCGCTTCGCAGGCGACCGTACATCTCCGCGCAAGTGCTGCCACTACAGGAACAGGGCATCTTGGAACTGTTCGAGGGCGAGCGGCAGATAACAAGCGAAATATCCACGCTGCCCACACCCGGGCATACACCCGGACACACAAGTTTCCTAATATCGTCGCAGGGTGAGCGCGCCGTCATCACCGGCGACGCCATCCACGCGCGCGCTCAGGCGCAAGAGACACACTGGAGCCCGCAAGCCGACTCCAAGCCCGATATTTCCGCAGAGTCTCGGCGCATCCTGCTTGAGCGCATCGAGAGCGAGAGTGCTATGCTCATATCCGGGCACTTCCCCGCGCCCGGATTCGGCACGCTCGTGCGGGTTGAAGGCAAGCGCTACTGGCAGGCAATGTAG
- a CDS encoding efflux RND transporter permease subunit, producing the protein MSFITRLALSRRSVTILSIILVFAAGIYTYTNMQRELFPAIEFPNIFIVSFLPNSDPETVMREITVPIEDAITGMTGLNEIQSTSTDTQSVTIATFDFDVDMDEAKRDLESAINGITLPDDAFTTINRINSDVFPAIQFTMSGDSDIVTLQRIADDIIVPRLNQVDGVADVSVLGRSYEQIDVYVDAEKVEDFGISLGAISDAISGNNTNLPAGSIDTRGTTYTVRSDGRFGSLQDLRDLTVGFEQTGVAQPQGQSPLGKRPIFLSDVAEVELTTSRQQTITRTNGNPALGIVVIKDPDANTVDVTEAATAVMDEILESGVLPEYVEIGELSNDGPIVRESLDNLLREGTLGFVFAVLVVFLFLLNISPSFFRGVTLALRPTAIMAVSIPLSVITGVLLMSFTDISLNFMSLAGLAIAVGRVVDDSIVVLENMYRHIEVGEERVSAALTATREVGAAIISSTLTTVAVFIPLAFIPGIVGEFFSPFAISVSLALLASTLVAITAVPVLGAVLLRQGDIASVGGSTASSRFLQRLYLPVLRWSLRHKFVTIVAAILAVGASLGLLTVIPITFFPSATPEYMTINIELPVGTSVDRAYQEMLAVEEVLNGFVQQEYIMVYRGTLGAPADEFGSSGAGGFHISGVFARLHEDVPPDIVELVRNAMPDRGEDVSITVQGLSGGPPSDQMEINIVGSDFNDISDVTRRIEHEVANIDGIINVASSISTGREEVVVDVDPVRAGEYGLNALFVGSQVTQYITGREVSEMDIGGDTLGIILRGKREYVDDIEKLRSLPIESQLGQVKLGAIADIAIKIAPLSISRFDNDRSATITGIITAEDTQAVGVAVRRAIADVYVPPGVEVKIGGIFSQITEGFQDVFLAMAVGIVLVYLVMVATLGALRTPFIIVLSLPLAIVGALVALLVTGRTLSLSAMMGFLLLVGIVVTNAIVLLTFVEQLRARGYSVYDALIQGGRVRLRPILMTAFTTTFALIPLALSTTQSGIIGAELATVVIGGLVSSTFLTLLVIPSVYWIFNVSIPALFAKISGLIRHTSSPTAEAEASPSSD; encoded by the coding sequence TTGAGTTTCATTACTAGGCTCGCGCTTAGCAGGCGATCCGTAACCATACTGAGCATCATCCTCGTCTTCGCGGCTGGCATATACACCTACACCAACATGCAGCGGGAACTCTTCCCAGCTATCGAGTTTCCCAACATATTCATCGTTTCCTTCCTGCCAAACTCTGACCCGGAGACGGTGATGCGCGAGATTACCGTTCCCATCGAAGATGCCATCACCGGCATGACGGGCTTGAATGAGATTCAGTCCACTTCGACCGATACGCAGTCCGTCACCATCGCCACATTCGACTTTGATGTGGATATGGATGAAGCCAAGCGCGATCTCGAAAGCGCTATCAACGGAATTACGCTACCGGACGATGCTTTCACCACGATCAATCGTATCAACAGCGATGTTTTCCCCGCCATACAGTTCACGATGTCCGGCGACTCGGACATCGTTACGCTGCAGCGCATCGCGGACGACATCATCGTGCCGCGCCTGAATCAGGTCGATGGCGTTGCGGATGTGAGTGTTCTGGGGCGGTCTTACGAGCAGATTGATGTCTATGTGGATGCGGAAAAGGTCGAAGATTTCGGCATATCCCTGGGTGCCATATCAGACGCGATAAGCGGTAATAATACCAACCTGCCGGCGGGCAGCATAGACACACGCGGCACGACGTACACCGTGCGCTCGGACGGTAGGTTCGGCTCGCTTCAGGACTTGCGCGACCTGACTGTCGGTTTCGAGCAGACGGGCGTCGCACAGCCGCAAGGGCAGTCGCCGCTCGGCAAGCGCCCGATATTCCTGTCGGATGTCGCGGAAGTTGAACTGACCACATCGCGGCAGCAGACGATAACACGCACCAACGGCAATCCTGCGCTCGGCATCGTCGTCATCAAGGATCCGGACGCCAACACTGTTGATGTAACGGAAGCGGCGACCGCCGTGATGGACGAAATACTGGAATCCGGTGTGCTGCCGGAGTATGTGGAAATCGGTGAATTGTCGAACGACGGGCCCATCGTGCGTGAGTCGCTGGATAACTTGCTGCGTGAGGGCACGCTCGGTTTCGTGTTTGCGGTGTTGGTCGTGTTCTTGTTCCTGCTGAACATCAGCCCGTCGTTCTTCCGCGGTGTGACGCTCGCGCTGCGTCCTACGGCAATCATGGCAGTGTCGATTCCGCTCAGCGTCATCACCGGCGTACTACTGATGTCGTTCACTGATATATCGCTGAACTTCATGTCGCTCGCGGGCTTGGCTATCGCTGTGGGCAGGGTCGTGGACGACAGCATCGTGGTGCTGGAAAACATGTATCGGCACATCGAAGTGGGCGAGGAGCGTGTCAGCGCCGCGCTGACCGCCACGCGCGAAGTTGGCGCGGCTATTATATCGTCCACGCTCACGACGGTTGCAGTGTTCATACCACTGGCGTTCATACCGGGCATTGTGGGCGAGTTCTTCAGCCCGTTCGCCATATCCGTTAGCCTTGCGCTGCTGGCGTCTACGTTGGTGGCGATAACCGCCGTGCCGGTGCTTGGCGCGGTGTTGCTGCGGCAGGGCGACATCGCGTCCGTAGGCGGCTCCACGGCAAGCTCGCGGTTCTTGCAGCGGCTGTACTTGCCGGTATTGCGCTGGTCGCTGCGGCACAAGTTCGTCACGATTGTGGCGGCGATACTCGCGGTCGGCGCAAGCCTAGGGCTGCTGACGGTAATCCCGATAACATTCTTCCCCAGCGCTACTCCGGAATACATGACGATTAACATAGAACTTCCCGTCGGCACATCTGTTGACCGCGCGTACCAAGAGATGCTCGCCGTGGAAGAAGTTCTGAACGGATTTGTACAGCAAGAGTACATCATGGTGTATCGCGGCACACTTGGCGCGCCGGCGGACGAATTCGGCTCATCGGGCGCGGGTGGGTTCCATATCAGCGGCGTGTTCGCGCGACTGCACGAAGATGTGCCGCCGGACATCGTTGAACTCGTCAGAAACGCGATGCCCGACAGAGGCGAGGATGTGTCCATCACGGTACAGGGCTTAAGCGGGGGACCTCCGTCCGATCAGATGGAAATCAACATCGTGGGCAGCGACTTCAACGACATATCCGATGTTACGCGGCGCATCGAGCATGAAGTTGCCAATATCGACGGCATCATCAATGTCGCTAGCAGCATATCAACGGGGCGCGAAGAGGTGGTCGTGGATGTTGACCCCGTTCGCGCAGGCGAATATGGCTTGAACGCCCTGTTCGTCGGCTCGCAGGTTACGCAGTATATAACCGGCAGGGAAGTGTCGGAGATGGACATCGGCGGCGATACGCTGGGCATCATCCTTCGTGGCAAGCGTGAGTATGTGGACGACATCGAGAAGCTGCGGAGCTTGCCAATCGAGAGCCAACTTGGGCAGGTCAAGTTGGGCGCGATCGCGGATATAGCCATCAAGATCGCGCCGCTGAGCATCAGCCGCTTCGACAACGATCGATCCGCCACGATAACGGGCATCATAACCGCGGAAGACACGCAGGCGGTCGGAGTGGCGGTGCGCCGCGCAATCGCGGACGTATATGTGCCGCCGGGTGTCGAGGTGAAAATCGGTGGCATATTCTCGCAGATAACCGAGGGCTTCCAGGATGTGTTCTTGGCGATGGCTGTGGGCATCGTGCTGGTGTATCTGGTGATGGTGGCGACTCTGGGTGCGCTGCGAACGCCGTTCATCATCGTGCTGAGCCTGCCGCTCGCCATCGTGGGCGCACTCGTCGCGCTGCTGGTAACCGGGCGCACGCTGAGCCTGTCCGCGATGATGGGATTCCTGCTGCTGGTAGGTATCGTGGTTACGAACGCCATCGTGCTGCTGACCTTCGTGGAGCAGCTACGAGCGCGCGGTTACAGTGTGTATGACGCGCTAATACAGGGCGGTCGCGTTCGGCTACGACCCATCCTGATGACCGCTTTCACGACCACATTCGCGCTAATCCCGCTCGCGCTGAGCACAACCCAAAGCGGCATCATCGGCGCAGAACTGGCGACAGTCGTAATAGGTGGCTTAGTAAGTTCGACCTTCCTGACGCTGCTGGTAATACCATCCGTGTACTGGATATTCAATGTATCCATCCCCGCCCTTTTCGCCAAAATCAGCGGTCTTATACGCCACACGTCCAGCCCCACCGCCGAAGCCGAGGCGTCTCCATCGTCCGATTAG
- a CDS encoding plasmid maintenance system killer, giving the protein MIIRSVRHRGLHRLLENDNPRFLNPELAGRIRRILTVLILADDIDSFIADSPPGWRVHRLAGDRQGEWSVSVSGNWRITFTEWNGFVDRLNLEDYH; this is encoded by the coding sequence ATGATAATCCGCTCAGTCCGCCATAGAGGACTCCACAGGCTCCTTGAAAACGACAACCCGCGTTTCTTGAACCCTGAACTAGCAGGGCGGATAAGAAGAATCCTGACAGTGTTAATCCTGGCTGACGACATTGACAGTTTCATCGCTGATTCGCCTCCTGGTTGGAGGGTCCACAGGCTCGCGGGGGACAGGCAAGGCGAATGGAGCGTTTCAGTATCCGGCAACTGGCGTATCACATTCACGGAGTGGAATGGCTTTGTCGATAGATTGAATCTGGAGGACTATCACTGA
- a CDS encoding M48 family metallopeptidase, giving the protein MPMSQNETASIESDGKRIDYTIVRSARRKKTLEITIDPEIGVLVRSPARTPREEIATLVHRRAGWILRRSAEAAEPPSARRFADGETMLFLGSEYQIFNALTADNALTINLVDGVFHISVPGHIGEEERIYASREAFEQWYRQEAERLLPDMVANWQSKVSRHKPSRVLIRSQRKRWGSCSSDGSIRLNWRIVMAEPALIDYLVVHELAHLEVMDHSPRYWAHVERVLPDHRARRKRLNEVGMRFWF; this is encoded by the coding sequence ATGCCTATGTCACAAAACGAAACCGCGAGCATCGAGTCCGATGGCAAGCGCATTGATTACACGATAGTTCGCAGCGCGCGCCGCAAGAAGACGCTCGAAATCACTATTGACCCGGAGATTGGCGTGCTGGTGCGCTCGCCGGCGCGCACACCGCGCGAAGAAATCGCCACGCTGGTGCATCGCCGCGCCGGCTGGATTTTACGCAGGTCTGCGGAAGCGGCAGAGCCGCCTAGCGCACGCCGCTTCGCCGATGGCGAGACGATGCTTTTCCTAGGCAGCGAATATCAGATTTTCAACGCGCTCACAGCGGATAATGCGTTAACTATCAACCTTGTTGACGGCGTGTTTCACATTTCGGTGCCGGGACACATCGGCGAAGAAGAGCGAATCTACGCGTCGCGCGAGGCTTTCGAGCAGTGGTATCGCCAAGAAGCCGAGCGTCTGCTGCCCGATATGGTCGCGAATTGGCAAAGCAAGGTAAGCCGTCATAAGCCTTCGCGCGTTCTAATACGCAGCCAACGCAAGCGGTGGGGCAGCTGCTCGTCGGACGGAAGCATTCGCCTGAACTGGCGCATCGTAATGGCGGAGCCTGCGCTCATCGATTATCTGGTTGTCCACGAGCTGGCGCACCTTGAAGTGATGGACCATTCGCCTCGCTATTGGGCGCATGTGGAGCGCGTGCTGCCTGACCACCGCGCGCGCCGCAAGCGGCTGAACGAAGTTGGGATGCGATTTTGGTTCTAG
- a CDS encoding HigA family addiction module antidote protein has protein sequence MTLIPENRIPTHPGEMLLEEFLNPMGLTQVVLAKHMGVSVQRVNEIVRGKRGVTAETAWLLSDTFGTTPEFWMNLQSGYDLAHNRQGRRAEPLYAQAV, from the coding sequence ATGACTTTGATTCCTGAAAATCGTATCCCTACACATCCGGGCGAGATGCTTCTTGAAGAATTTTTGAATCCTATGGGGCTAACTCAGGTTGTTCTCGCGAAGCACATGGGTGTTTCGGTACAGAGAGTAAATGAGATTGTGCGCGGCAAGCGGGGAGTTACAGCCGAGACTGCGTGGCTACTCAGCGATACCTTTGGCACGACGCCTGAGTTCTGGATGAACTTGCAAAGTGGATATGACCTCGCACACAATCGACAGGGGAGACGTGCAGAGCCTTTGTACGCACAGGCGGTCTAG
- a CDS encoding type II toxin-antitoxin system RelE/ParE family toxin → MIGSFENRATEDLYHGRPSSRIRRFPPDIQKTALRKLDLINTASGFEDLRVPPGNRLEALRGDLEGYYSIRVNDQWRIVFRWEGKVADDVSLVDYH, encoded by the coding sequence ATGATTGGTTCCTTTGAAAATAGAGCTACTGAAGATCTTTATCATGGGCGCCCATCCAGCAGAATACGACGTTTCCCACCTGACATACAAAAGACTGCCCTGAGAAAACTGGACTTGATAAATACTGCAAGTGGATTTGAAGATTTAAGAGTTCCGCCAGGAAACCGACTTGAAGCACTGCGTGGAGACTTAGAAGGCTATTATTCCATTAGAGTCAACGACCAGTGGCGGATAGTGTTTCGCTGGGAAGGAAAAGTTGCTGACGATGTATCGTTAGTCGATTACCATTGA
- the comD gene encoding sulfopyruvate decarboxylase subunit alpha: MNWAETIVQALKDAEISLIAFVPDISIHQVTQLLEEDDYFHVVAATREEEAIGIASGAYAAGRRAAVFMQSSGFGNCINAIASLCIPYRIPLPMFINLRGEVDEFNLAQVTMGRTTRPILDVLGIPHYTYDSDDRLYRRISGTLTLCYASRQPLALCMTPLLHGGKMA, encoded by the coding sequence ATGAACTGGGCTGAGACTATTGTGCAAGCGCTCAAGGATGCGGAGATTTCGCTGATCGCGTTTGTGCCGGATATTAGCATTCATCAGGTTACGCAGTTGCTGGAAGAGGACGACTACTTTCATGTCGTGGCGGCAACGCGCGAGGAAGAGGCTATCGGCATTGCGTCCGGCGCTTACGCGGCGGGACGGCGGGCGGCGGTGTTTATGCAGTCCAGCGGGTTCGGCAATTGCATCAACGCCATCGCGTCTTTGTGCATTCCGTATCGCATCCCGCTGCCTATGTTCATCAACCTGCGCGGCGAGGTCGATGAGTTCAATCTTGCCCAGGTCACTATGGGACGCACCACGCGCCCGATTCTCGATGTGCTGGGCATCCCGCACTACACATACGACAGCGACGACAGGCTGTACAGGCGAATCAGCGGCACGCTCACGCTTTGCTACGCCTCGCGACAGCCACTTGCGCTGTGCATGACCCCGCTCCTGCACGGCGGCAAGATGGCGTAA
- a CDS encoding HigA family addiction module antidote protein — protein sequence MATDGIKVNMTPSHPGDFIRTEIIEELGLTVTKAADILDVRRATLSNLLRCKSALSPEMALRLEKAFGVKMDMLLRMQAWHDASLMRARADEISIERYEPV from the coding sequence ATGGCTACCGACGGCATCAAAGTCAACATGACGCCCTCTCACCCGGGAGACTTCATTCGTACCGAGATTATCGAAGAATTAGGTCTGACGGTAACGAAGGCCGCAGATATATTGGACGTCCGACGAGCTACGCTCTCCAATTTGCTGCGCTGCAAGTCGGCGCTCTCGCCCGAAATGGCTTTGAGATTGGAGAAGGCGTTCGGCGTGAAAATGGACATGCTGCTGCGAATGCAGGCCTGGCACGACGCCTCCCTGATGCGGGCGCGAGCAGACGAAATATCAATTGAGCGTTACGAGCCCGTTTGA
- a CDS encoding DUF3574 domain-containing protein, translated as MMRLVAVLIFATTAMTAMNACASLAGQPPCPDGTERYDEYRLFFGRNIGDAEGVSDEDWRAFLADTVTPRFPDGLSVFDAAGQWRDSQGSIARERSKALLILAEPESDAGRKLDEIAEEYKRRFSQESVLRVADSACVAF; from the coding sequence ATGATGCGATTAGTGGCTGTGCTGATATTCGCGACGACGGCGATGACCGCGATGAATGCATGCGCATCCCTTGCCGGCCAACCGCCATGCCCGGATGGGACGGAGCGGTACGACGAATACCGCCTTTTCTTCGGGCGGAACATCGGCGACGCCGAGGGCGTGAGCGACGAGGACTGGCGGGCGTTCCTGGCGGACACGGTAACGCCCCGCTTTCCTGACGGGCTGTCGGTGTTTGACGCGGCGGGACAGTGGCGCGACTCGCAGGGGAGCATCGCGCGCGAGCGTTCCAAGGCGCTTCTGATTCTAGCCGAGCCGGAATCGGACGCCGGGCGGAAGTTGGACGAGATAGCGGAGGAGTACAAGCGGCGGTTCAGCCAGGAATCGGTGCTGCGAGTTGCGGATTCTGCGTGCGTGGCGTTCTGA
- a CDS encoding PspC domain-containing protein, protein MKTNTKRLRISERDSILFGVAGGMAEYFDIDPTLVRAVWVILVLASAGTALIAYIALAIIMPKHETASGHSSQAADENTDDLPEDAAEVVPRNRDEGRWTAGRKLLGLMLIALGGIFLLSNLGIFSWWRWDVFWPLILIGIGAALIFGRFMGGGDD, encoded by the coding sequence ATGAAAACGAATACCAAGAGGCTGCGGATAAGCGAAAGGGACTCCATACTGTTCGGCGTTGCAGGCGGCATGGCGGAATACTTCGACATAGACCCGACACTGGTGAGGGCGGTATGGGTAATCTTAGTGCTGGCGTCGGCCGGAACGGCGCTTATCGCCTACATCGCCCTGGCGATAATCATGCCCAAGCATGAAACGGCATCCGGTCATTCCTCGCAGGCGGCAGATGAGAACACGGATGATTTGCCGGAAGACGCGGCAGAAGTCGTTCCGCGCAACCGCGACGAAGGACGATGGACTGCGGGCCGCAAGCTGCTGGGCTTAATGCTAATCGCGCTTGGCGGCATCTTCCTGCTGTCCAATCTGGGCATCTTCAGCTGGTGGCGATGGGATGTGTTCTGGCCCTTGATACTCATCGGCATCGGCGCGGCGCTTATATTCGGGCGCTTCATGGGAGGGGGCGATGACTAG
- a CDS encoding enoyl-ACP reductase — protein sequence MYPIDLSDKHGIVFGIANHRSIAWAIAQILHEAGANLAIAYQNERVKNSVAKLVADWDDTPLIECDVSDDDNVKAAFDTVGDKFGSLDIIVHSIAFANRKDLGGPFVDTDREGFRLALDISAYSLLPIARYGSPLMQQNGGSILTLTFQAASRVFPGYNIMGTAKAALENEVKQLASDLGQQNVRVNAISAGPLDTLSSRVISHYRDMKRIHAERSPMRRNITTDEVAKAALFLCSDLSGGITGEVLHVDTGYNIMGI from the coding sequence ATGTACCCAATCGACCTTTCGGACAAGCACGGCATCGTCTTCGGCATCGCCAACCACCGCAGCATCGCCTGGGCGATAGCGCAGATATTGCACGAAGCAGGCGCGAATCTTGCCATCGCGTATCAGAACGAGCGCGTGAAGAACAGCGTTGCCAAACTCGTGGCAGATTGGGACGATACGCCGCTTATCGAATGCGATGTTAGCGACGATGACAACGTAAAGGCGGCGTTCGACACGGTGGGGGACAAGTTCGGCTCGCTCGACATCATCGTGCACAGCATCGCGTTCGCCAACCGCAAAGACCTCGGCGGTCCCTTCGTGGACACCGACAGAGAAGGCTTTCGGCTTGCGCTAGACATCAGCGCGTATTCGCTGCTGCCGATTGCGCGCTACGGCTCGCCGCTGATGCAGCAGAATGGTGGCAGCATCCTGACGCTCACATTCCAGGCGGCGAGCCGCGTCTTCCCCGGCTATAACATCATGGGTACGGCGAAGGCGGCGCTGGAGAACGAAGTCAAGCAATTGGCGTCCGATCTCGGGCAGCAGAATGTGCGCGTCAATGCCATATCCGCCGGCCCGCTCGACACGCTGTCTTCGCGTGTCATCAGCCACTACCGCGACATGAAGCGCATCCACGCCGAGCGCTCTCCAATGCGGCGCAACATCACCACCGACGAGGTGGCGAAGGCGGCACTGTTCCTGTGCAGCGACCTCTCCGGCGGCATCACCGGCGAAGTGCTGCATGTGGACACGGGGTACAATATCATGGGGATATAA
- a CDS encoding MFS transporter: MPRRIHTFDAFLNPNYRLLWVSNFFAYISRWMQMTMLGWFVFEETGSAFLVTLVGFSGMGPLVALGVFGGVLAERLDKRKLLLGTLFANLLAAVGMAALIFSDLIFSTSNVQYWHAYLVMLVGGIGWGLDMPSRRTIVLDVLGRARVNNAIALDSVGMHSSRMMGPLIGGGLITISQLLFSEGYGLEAGYAMTLIFFITSAIMMLNVKTPAHEGTTALQTVKDIFSNTVVFKELVEGVRYVCSEATLLAVVLITVFMNLLLFPYQQLIPVMASEVLHVGPTLMGLLLAFEGLGALTGSIAIASASNLTHHGRVYLFGSMAGLTMLLAFSFSQWYGVSLALMLLLGLGTAGFGAMQATIILLVARDDMRGRGLGVITLAIGAGPIGGLILGRMADAIGAPMAITINAVLGLITVGLVGLLVPSLRGRMTSDSEAESAEASRAQPATAGGGN, encoded by the coding sequence ATGCCGCGAAGAATCCACACATTCGACGCCTTCCTGAACCCCAACTATCGCCTGCTGTGGGTGAGCAACTTCTTCGCGTACATCTCGCGCTGGATGCAGATGACGATGCTCGGCTGGTTCGTGTTCGAGGAGACGGGAAGCGCCTTTCTGGTTACGCTCGTCGGATTTTCGGGGATGGGTCCTCTGGTGGCGCTGGGCGTGTTCGGCGGTGTGCTCGCGGAGCGGCTGGACAAGCGCAAGCTGCTGCTTGGAACGCTATTCGCAAATCTGCTCGCGGCTGTGGGGATGGCGGCGCTTATCTTCTCGGACCTCATCTTTTCCACGAGCAATGTTCAGTATTGGCATGCGTACCTGGTGATGCTGGTCGGCGGCATAGGCTGGGGACTGGATATGCCCTCGCGCCGCACCATCGTGCTGGATGTGCTCGGCAGGGCGCGCGTGAACAACGCTATTGCGCTCGACTCGGTGGGCATGCACTCAAGCCGCATGATGGGGCCATTGATTGGCGGCGGTCTGATAACCATAAGCCAGCTCTTGTTCAGCGAGGGCTACGGTTTAGAAGCCGGTTACGCCATGACTCTGATATTCTTCATCACATCGGCGATAATGATGCTGAATGTGAAGACGCCGGCACATGAAGGCACGACCGCCCTACAAACCGTCAAGGACATTTTCAGCAACACGGTTGTGTTCAAAGAACTGGTCGAGGGCGTTCGCTATGTTTGCAGCGAGGCGACGCTGCTAGCGGTGGTGTTGATAACCGTATTTATGAACCTGCTGCTGTTCCCATACCAGCAGCTCATCCCCGTCATGGCGTCGGAAGTGCTGCATGTAGGACCAACGCTGATGGGGTTGCTGCTTGCGTTTGAAGGGCTGGGCGCCCTGACGGGTTCAATTGCGATAGCCTCGGCATCCAACCTTACGCACCATGGTCGGGTATATCTATTCGGCTCGATGGCGGGACTGACAATGCTGCTGGCGTTCTCGTTCTCACAGTGGTACGGCGTGTCGCTCGCGCTGATGCTGCTGCTGGGATTGGGGACGGCGGGGTTCGGCGCAATGCAGGCTACGATAATCCTGCTGGTGGCGCGCGACGACATGCGCGGCAGAGGATTGGGCGTAATCACGCTCGCAATCGGAGCGGGGCCTATTGGCGGGCTGATTCTCGGCAGGATGGCGGACGCGATAGGCGCGCCAATGGCGATAACGATAAACGCCGTGCTGGGACTGATTACGGTAGGACTTGTAGGCTTGCTAGTGCCGTCGCTGCGAGGGCGGATGACATCGGATTCGGAGGCTGAGAGCGCGGAGGCGTCGAGGGCGCAGCCTGCAACCGCTGGTGGGGGGAATTGA
- a CDS encoding sulfopyruvate decarboxylase subunit beta translates to MHRLSATKMLLENAGDLPIVTNLGPTSDELWHIAPERHRNFYGYGSMGLCSSMALGMALSTGEKVVSLDGDGSLLMNMGTLATIGREQPRNLIVIVYDNEMWGQTGAQPTHTAFGTDLEQVGRSCNIPKTATVEDEEAFATVFRQALDEDGPWLIVAKIEEREYLPVAPVEPEMTLYNFRKTFE, encoded by the coding sequence TTGCACAGGCTTTCCGCCACGAAAATGCTGCTTGAAAACGCGGGCGACTTGCCGATAGTCACCAATCTAGGCCCGACATCTGACGAACTGTGGCACATCGCGCCCGAACGCCACCGCAACTTCTACGGCTATGGGTCGATGGGGCTATGCTCTTCCATGGCGCTGGGAATGGCACTTTCCACCGGCGAAAAGGTCGTATCGCTGGATGGCGACGGCAGCCTGCTGATGAACATGGGCACGCTCGCCACTATCGGCAGGGAGCAGCCGCGCAACCTGATAGTCATCGTCTATGACAACGAGATGTGGGGGCAAACGGGCGCGCAGCCCACGCACACTGCGTTCGGCACGGACTTGGAGCAGGTCGGGCGAAGCTGCAACATCCCGAAGACAGCGACTGTCGAGGACGAAGAGGCGTTCGCCACGGTGTTCCGGCAGGCGTTGGATGAAGACGGCCCGTGGCTCATCGTGGCGAAGATTGAAGAGCGGGAATACCTGCCCGTAGCGCCTGTGGAGCCGGAGATGACGCTGTATAATTTCCGCAAGACTTTCGAGTAG